One region of Flavobacterium pisciphilum genomic DNA includes:
- a CDS encoding diphosphomevalonate/mevalonate 3,5-bisphosphate decarboxylase family protein, producing the protein MFTANDFIPKKYTSDITKGNFEWSAPSNIALVKYWGKKDNQIPANPSVSFTLNNCKTITKLAFDKKDVSNDFTFDLLFEGKPKEDFKPKIQKFLERVFIYLPFLKDYHFTIDTQNTFPHSSGIASSASGMAALAMNFMSLEKVLNPEMTDEYFYQKASFLARLGSGSACRSVKGKVVVWGNQANIKGSSDLFGVEFPNTIHENFKNYQDTILLVDKGEKQVSSTVGHDLMHNHPYAERRFAQAHENLDKLITIFENGNLDEFIKVVESEALTLHAMMMTSMPYFILMKPNTLQIINAIWKFRNETQIPVCFTLDAGANVHVLYPENVSEKVLQFIKYELVVFCQNGQYLCDKIGDGAIAL; encoded by the coding sequence ATGTTTACAGCAAACGATTTTATTCCAAAAAAATATACTTCAGATATAACAAAAGGCAACTTCGAGTGGAGCGCACCAAGTAACATTGCTTTAGTAAAATACTGGGGAAAAAAAGACAATCAAATTCCAGCCAATCCATCAGTTAGTTTTACATTAAACAATTGCAAAACAATTACTAAACTAGCTTTTGACAAAAAAGACGTTTCGAATGATTTTACATTCGACTTACTTTTTGAAGGAAAACCAAAAGAAGATTTCAAACCTAAGATTCAGAAATTCCTAGAACGTGTTTTCATCTATTTACCATTCTTAAAAGACTATCATTTTACAATAGATACTCAAAACACTTTCCCTCATAGTTCAGGAATAGCATCGTCGGCATCTGGAATGGCAGCTCTTGCAATGAATTTTATGAGCCTAGAAAAAGTATTAAATCCTGAAATGACAGATGAATACTTTTATCAAAAAGCATCTTTTCTTGCTCGTTTAGGATCAGGAAGTGCTTGCCGAAGTGTAAAAGGAAAAGTTGTTGTTTGGGGAAATCAAGCAAATATAAAAGGGAGTTCCGATTTATTTGGAGTAGAATTCCCAAATACAATTCATGAGAATTTCAAAAACTACCAAGACACTATTTTATTAGTTGATAAAGGCGAAAAACAAGTATCGAGCACAGTCGGTCATGACTTAATGCACAATCATCCTTATGCTGAGAGACGTTTTGCACAAGCACATGAAAATTTAGATAAGTTAATCACCATTTTTGAAAATGGAAACTTAGACGAGTTCATTAAAGTAGTCGAAAGCGAAGCATTGACATTGCATGCTATGATGATGACATCTATGCCCTATTTTATACTAATGAAACCGAATACATTACAGATAATTAATGCAATCTGGAAATTTAGAAATGAAACACAAATCCCTGTTTGTTTTACTCTAGATGCAGGAGCAAATGTTCATGTTTTATATCCCGAAAACGTTAGCGAAAAAGTATTGCAATTTATTAAGTACGAATTAGTTGTATTTTGTCAGAATGGTCAGTACCTTTGCGACAAAATTGGAGATGGTGCAATTGCATTATAA
- a CDS encoding mevalonate kinase family protein: MKGPLFYSKILLFGEYGIIRDSKGLSIPYNFYNGALKKTENSSAEAIASNASLSKFTSYLETLQAEQPDLVTFDLATLKNDIETGMYFDSSIPQGYGVGSSGALVAAIYDKYAQNKITVLENLTREKLLQLKTIFSQMESFFHGKSSGLDPLNSYLSIPILINSKDNIEATGIPNQSFDGKGAVFLLDSGIVGETAPMVNIFMENLKDKGFRTMLKNQFVKYTDACVENFLHGDMKSLFSNTKKLSKVVLNNFKPMIPEQFHGIWQNGIDTNDYYLKLCGSGGGGYILGFTQDLERAKQSLKDYKLEVVYQF, translated from the coding sequence ATGAAAGGACCCCTATTTTACTCAAAAATATTACTTTTTGGAGAGTACGGAATTATCCGTGATTCAAAAGGACTTTCTATCCCTTATAATTTTTACAATGGTGCTCTGAAGAAAACCGAAAATTCTTCGGCAGAAGCCATTGCATCAAATGCAAGTTTGAGCAAGTTTACATCATACCTTGAAACATTGCAAGCAGAACAACCCGATTTGGTAACTTTTGACTTGGCTACTTTAAAGAATGATATAGAAACAGGAATGTATTTTGACTCAAGTATCCCACAAGGATATGGAGTTGGTAGTAGCGGTGCGCTTGTTGCTGCTATTTACGACAAATACGCTCAAAACAAAATCACAGTTCTAGAGAATCTAACTCGTGAGAAATTATTACAGTTAAAAACTATTTTCTCACAAATGGAAAGTTTTTTCCACGGAAAAAGCTCAGGTCTAGACCCATTAAATAGTTACTTAAGCATTCCGATTTTAATAAACTCTAAAGATAATATCGAAGCTACCGGAATTCCTAACCAAAGTTTTGACGGAAAAGGTGCTGTGTTTTTATTAGACTCGGGAATTGTTGGAGAAACTGCTCCAATGGTAAACATTTTCATGGAAAACCTTAAAGACAAAGGGTTCCGTACGATGCTAAAAAACCAATTTGTAAAATATACCGATGCTTGTGTAGAGAATTTTTTACATGGCGACATGAAATCATTATTTAGCAACACCAAAAAATTATCAAAAGTAGTTTTGAATAATTTTAAACCTATGATTCCAGAACAATTTCATGGCATCTGGCAAAACGGTATTGATACTAATGACTATTATTTAAAATTATGTGGTTCAGGCGGTGGCGGTTATATTCTTGGTTTTACACAAGATTTAGAACGCGCTAAGCAGTCATTAAAAGATTATAAACTAGAAGTAGTTTACCAATTTTAA
- a CDS encoding geranylgeranylglycerol-phosphate geranylgeranyltransferase, producing the protein MLSRQNKILAMKVISLFSVVRGYNIPIIILAQYLSAIFILAPEKRALDILLDFHLFLIVFASAITIASGYIINNFYDSQKDLINRPNKSMLDRLVSQKTKLSVYFTLNFIAALMAFIVSWRAFLFFSVYIFLIWFYSHKIKKYPLIGNLMAALLAVLPFFAILLYFYNQISFNDLENQRGHFAVIFAHAIFLFLLLLIREMIKDLENLKGDLANNYKTIPILYGERTSKKIITLLTFLTIVPVYILIEIYDIGYMDIYFYSCFIILIFFLLYLWKSNSKTQFLLLHNVLKFLIVSGVFCIVLINPSVLWHGKTLLLKI; encoded by the coding sequence ATGTTAAGCCGTCAGAATAAAATTTTAGCGATGAAAGTCATAAGTTTGTTCTCAGTAGTGAGGGGCTACAACATTCCTATTATCATTTTAGCACAGTACTTATCGGCAATATTTATTCTCGCTCCCGAAAAAAGAGCACTGGATATCTTATTGGACTTTCATTTGTTTTTAATTGTTTTCGCATCAGCAATTACCATTGCATCTGGTTACATCATAAATAATTTTTACGACAGCCAAAAAGACTTAATTAATCGCCCAAATAAATCAATGCTGGATCGATTAGTAAGTCAGAAAACCAAACTAAGCGTTTACTTCACTCTCAATTTCATTGCAGCTTTAATGGCTTTTATTGTTTCCTGGAGAGCTTTTTTGTTTTTTTCGGTATATATATTCCTAATTTGGTTTTACTCACATAAAATCAAAAAATATCCATTAATAGGTAATCTTATGGCTGCATTATTAGCCGTTTTACCATTCTTTGCCATCTTACTCTATTTCTACAATCAGATCTCATTTAATGATTTAGAAAATCAAAGGGGACATTTTGCCGTTATCTTCGCTCATGCAATCTTTTTATTTTTATTACTCTTAATCCGTGAAATGATAAAAGATTTAGAAAATTTAAAAGGAGATTTGGCCAACAATTACAAAACTATTCCCATTCTTTATGGCGAAAGAACTTCAAAAAAAATCATTACCCTTTTAACTTTCCTTACCATTGTACCTGTATACATCTTAATCGAGATATACGACATCGGATATATGGATATTTATTTCTATTCTTGCTTTATAATTTTAATATTTTTCTTGCTTTACCTTTGGAAGTCAAATTCTAAGACACAATTCTTACTACTGCACAATGTCTTAAAATTTCTTATCGTTTCGGGCGTGTTTTGCATCGTACTTATTAATCCAAGTGTTTTGTGGCACGGAAAAACTTTACTTTTAAAAATCTAA